The following proteins are encoded in a genomic region of Nicotiana sylvestris chromosome 4, ASM39365v2, whole genome shotgun sequence:
- the LOC104242649 gene encoding uncharacterized protein has product MSNKPLNTLRPTETLELESGLSLVPRIKLLLTIYRADKSVSPIDEWKFKRSLIDYIKSSFSITVPEEDLEIRRFKDLNKRKREEPVARGRLFVHDLGFLLKVIGETEDDVERADKKFLEWRRGFVEKLDGIELSLEGTKFKLDVAVPVSDDFGGMRKKWEEIIAFGARGYQRSGRMQPDTIVLKGMPSRWFAETRVSSKPSMLVTHTIFSALGKIRNLHVAEDNSIGDNADEGDIVSGLHCKIVVRFEKHNDLCDALKVLCSRSLQKQGSRLRADYDVTWDKVGFFQDARHQIEERKRMPARGVEERDEVHRHHLRVSQFSSEEGRRKRFKE; this is encoded by the exons ATGAGCAATAAACCGTTGAACACTCTCCGGCCAACCGAAACCCTAGAATTGGAAAGCGGACTCTCTCTAGTCCCCCGCATTAAGCTTCTCTTAACAATCTACCGCGCCGACAAGTCTGTTTCTCCGATCGACGAATGGAAGTTCAAGCGATCACTGATCGATTACATAAAATCCTCATTCTCCATCACTGTTCCTGAAGAAGACCTCGAAATCCGGAGATTCAAAGACCTCAACAAGCGGAAGCGCGAGGAACCGGTGGCTCGTGGCCGCCTTTTTGTTCATGACTTAGGGTTTCTGTTGAAGGTGATTGGTGAAACTGAGGATGATGTGGAGAGAGCTGATAAGAAGTTTCTGGAATGGAGGAGAGGGTTTGTGGAAAAGTTGGATGGAATTGAGTTGAGTTTGGAAGGTACTAAGTTTAAACTGGATGTAGCTGTGCCGGTGTCTGATGATTTTGGAGGAATGCGCAAGAAGTGGGAAGAGATTATTGCTTTTGGTGCTCGTG GATATCAGAGGAGTGGAAGGATGCAGCCAGATACAATCGTGTTGAAAGGtatgccatcacgatggttcgcAGAGACGAGGGTCTCATCCAAGCCCTCAATGCTGGTTACTCACACAATATTTTCTGCACTTGGAAAGATAAG GAATCTTCATGTTGCTGAGGATAATAGTATAGGTGACAATGCAGATGAAGGAGACATTGTTTCTGGTCTTCATTGTAAGATTGTGGTGCGGTTTGAGAAGCACAATGACTTGTGTGACGCCTTGAAGGTTTTGTGTAGTCGCTCATTGCAAAAG CAAGGATCACGACTCAGAGCTGATTATGACGTGACTTGGGATAAGGTTGGATTCTTCCAAGATGCTAGACAtcaaatagaagaaagaaagagaatgCCAGCAAGAGGAGTGGAAGAAAGAGATGAAGTTCATAGACATCACTTGCGAGTCTCTCAATTTAGTTCTGAGGAAGGACGGCGAAAGAGATTCAAG GAATAG
- the LOC138890346 gene encoding uncharacterized protein produces MRSMEQNLKSIQGLSGQKSVSYADLCMFPHVHLPLGFKTPKFEKYDGHNDPTAHLKRYCNQLRGVGGKEELLMAYFGESLFQYNIDIAPDRNSLTNLKKKSSESFQEYAIKWREQDSRVKPPMDEVEMVTVFLQAQEADYFQNMMSAMGKPFAKAIKIGEMVENGKIVLRDEDIPNVTNNPLPAHNNGPVIGIICEDKEFDPALKAIIAIADVKKKSKTAPKQDKGEKKNKTTPPKSEKKIEVETGATPPKDVVLYVPRGCKEKQMTLSPPRRLELNKTTQIYVPKGAYVMLGPINPPRLSEPVVIRRAPQKPMTNLAAVPWNYNKSVVTFNGKEISGKVQENNPVEKYFNLEEVNNATRKRFPSKKPVSAEEADAFFQKMKMADYEVIDQLRKSSAQVSLLSLLMNSTEHQKVLIKTLNEAYVPVETSVEQLERMAERFFAINLISFTKNDLPPEGAAHNKTLHLTVKCEGHGYKLRKGLGKSLQGIAEPITLTASEKFFGVGFRPTPADIRWANDRKNDGWVLPQPVPHLYRTFVKPKYNEEKEDEAFTVEEIEEICGAMRKILYETHMVQLGEGSITAEVLSNNAALNNMTCLQTSCPDPYMLSNCDIMNQEPEYNEEEAFREIKRELEQFENKPKTNLNDTEPVNLGSSEEVKETKISIFTGEKTRDALIQLLLEFKDVFAWSYDDMLGLSVDLVVHKFPTYPDCPPVQQKQRKFKTDVSDKIKEEVTKKLKAGEYLSNPPVLVPPEPERPLFLYLTVLENSFGCILRQYDVTEKREHAIYYLNKKFTSYEAKYTLLERTCCALTWVAQKLRHYLQAYTTYLITRLDPLKYIFQKLMPTGRLAKWQILLTEFDIVYVTRTTMKAQALADHLAENPVDDEYQPLNTYFPDEEVLELEQSINAWKMFFDGAVNAKGVGIGAILISPTGQHYPATARLRFFYTNNTAEYEAYIMGMNIAIDQDVEELEAKGKFAPNWKGPYIIRKILPRGVLYLGNIEGNDPEAAINVDAVKRKQCNPKQPCKKQVQPKGNAHELKTALQQ; encoded by the exons atgaggagtatggaacaaaatctcaaaagcatacaaggcttgagtggacagaaaagtgtGTCCTATGCCGACTTATGTATGTTCCCTCATGTACAtctaccattgggattcaaaaccccaaaatttgagaagtatgatggGCACAACGATCCTACTGCTCATCTCAAGAGGTATTGCAACCAGCTGCGAGGAGtcggtggaaaggaagaactcctcatggcctatttcggagaaagtctg ttccagtacaacattgatattgctccagatCGGAACTCCTTgacaaacctgaagaagaaatccTCGGAAAGCTTCCAAGAGTACGCaattaagtggcgtgagcaggactccagggtaaagcctccgatggatgaggttgaaatggtcacagttttcctccaagctcaggaagctgactacttccaaaatatgatgtccgcaatgggcAAACCGTTCGCTAAAGCtatcaagattggcgaaatggttgaaaacgg gaagatagtgctaagggatgaagatattcccaatgtgactaacaacccactaccggcccacaacaacgggccagtAATCGGAATAATTTGTGAGGATAAGGAATTTGACCCAGCGttgaaggccatcattgccatCGCTGATgtaaaaaagaaatcaaaaactGCCCCAAAGCAAGACAAAggtgagaaaaagaacaaaactacccctccaaagtcagagaagaaaattgaagttgaaactggggcaacgcctcccaaagatgttgttctctatgTCCCTCGAGGCTGCAAAGAAAAGCAGATGACTTTGAGTCCTCCCAGGAGATTGGAACTGAACAAGACAACCCAAATATATGTGCCCAAGGGAGCTTATGTGATGTTGGGGCCAATTAATCCACCAAGGCTGAGTGAGCCCGTAGTTATTCGTCGCGCGCCACAGAAGCCCATGACAAATCTTGCAGCTGTGCCATGGAATTACAACAAATCGGTGGTGACCTTTAATGGCAAAGAAATCTCAGgaaaagttcaagaaaataacccggttgaaaagtatttcaatttggaagaggtgaacaacgccactagaaagcgcttcccatctaagaagcccgtgagtgccgaagaagcggacgccttctttcaaaagatgaaaatggcagATTATGAGGTGATCGACCAGCTTCGAAAATCTTCCGCACAAGTCTCCTTGCTATCTCTGTTGATGAACTCCACTGAACATCaaaaggtattgatcaagacccttaacgaagcatatgtgccTGTTGAGACTTCTGTAGAGCAGTTGGAGAGAATGGCAGAAAGATTTTTTGCAATCAACCTGATCTCCTTCACCAAAAATGACTTGCCCCCAGAAGGGGCCGCACATAACAAAACCCTGCACCTGACAGTCAAATGTGAAGG acATGGCTACAAACTTAGGAAAGGGCTTGGGAAATCATTGCAAGGAATAGCTGAACCTATCACCCTGACcgccagtgaaaagttctttggggtaggctTCCGACCCACTCCAGCTGATATAAGATGGgcaaatgatagaaagaatgatggttgggtcttgcctcagccggtgccgcatctgtacagaacatttgtcaagccaaaatacaATGAGGAAAAGGAAGATGAGGCCTTTACGGTCGAAGAGATTGAAGAGATCTGTGGGGCAATGAGAAAGATactatatgaaacccacatggtccagcTAGGGGAAGGCTCAATCACCGCTGAAGTGCT ttctaataatgcggctttaaataacatgacatgcttgcagacttcatgcccagatccataCATGCTATCTAATTGTGACATAATGAACCAGGAACCGGAATACAATGAAgaggaggcttttagggaaataaaacgagaattggaacaatttgagaataaacctaagacgaacttaaatgatactgaaccggttaatttgggtagttctgaagaagtcaaagaaaccaagataagcattttcACAGGCGAAAAAACTCGAGACGCATTAATCCAACTCTTgcttgagttcaaagatgtgtttgcttggtcatacgatgacatgttAGGgctaagtgttgatttggtggttcacaagttTCCAACATACCCCGATTGTCCCCcagtccagcaaaagcaaagaaagttcaaaactgatgttagtgacaaaatcaaagaagaggtcacgaaGAAGTTGAAAGcaggg gaatatttgtcaaatccgccagtcttggtcccacctgagccagaGAGGCCCTTGTTCTTGTACctaacagtcttggaaaattctttcggctgCATCCTCAGGCAATACGATGTGACCGAAAAGAGAGAGCATGCTATTTACTATCTGAACAAGAAGTtcaccagttatgaagccaagtacactttgttggaaaggacCTGCTGCGCtttgacttgggtcgctcagaagctgaggcattacttgcaagcctacaccacttacctcataactaggttggatcctttaaaatacatattccagaagctGATGCCCACTGGGAGgctagcaaagtggcagatcctgcttacggaattcgacatagtatatgtcactcgcacgacaatgaaagcccaggcgttagcagaccATTTGgctgaaaatccggtcgatgatgaataccagcctttgaatacttacttcccagatgaagag gtgttggaattggagCAATCTatcaatgcttggaaaatgtttttcgatggagcggtaaacgcaaaaggtgttggaattggggcaatcttgatctcgcccaccggccagcattatccggCCACAGCTAGGCTCCGGTTTTTCTAcacaaacaacactgccgagtacGAAGCTtacattatgggtatgaacatagCAATTgaccaagatgtcgaagaacTG gaagcaaaaggaaaatttgctcctaattggaaaggcccatacatcatcagaaagatattgccgagaggagtaTTGTATCTGGGcaatatcgaaggaaatgatcctgaagcaGCTATAAATgtggatgcagtcaaaag gaaacagtgcaatccaaagcaaccgtgcaagaagcaggtgcaaccaaaaggaaATGCGCACGAGCTaaaaacagctttgcagcaataa